Proteins encoded together in one Chitinophaga sp. LS1 window:
- a CDS encoding peroxiredoxin family protein: MKKLLLCSAVLGFALTGYAQTAAPKPTKEVKYENPAADSRGYLVKVGDQAPDDFELVLTDGKKTTLKELRGKVVVLQFTASWCSVCRKEMPHLETEVWQANKNKDFVLIGVDRDEPLEKVSKFHDDMSISYPLALDPGAAIFRRYADKNAGVTRNIVIDRTGKIIYLTRLYDEKEFAAMLSVINEQLSH, encoded by the coding sequence ATGAAGAAACTGTTGTTATGTAGCGCGGTATTGGGTTTTGCCTTAACAGGATATGCTCAGACAGCTGCACCTAAGCCAACCAAAGAAGTAAAATATGAGAATCCTGCCGCCGACAGCAGAGGGTACCTTGTTAAAGTAGGCGATCAGGCTCCTGATGATTTTGAATTGGTATTGACCGATGGTAAAAAAACTACGCTCAAAGAATTGCGTGGTAAAGTAGTGGTACTTCAATTCACCGCCAGCTGGTGTAGTGTATGCCGCAAAGAAATGCCCCATCTGGAAACAGAAGTATGGCAGGCCAATAAAAATAAAGATTTTGTTTTAATAGGCGTGGACAGAGATGAACCTTTGGAAAAGGTCTCGAAGTTTCATGATGACATGAGCATCTCGTACCCGCTGGCGCTCGATCCCGGCGCAGCTATCTTCCGCCGCTATGCCGACAAAAACGCAGGCGTGACAAGGAATATCGTCATTGACAGAACAGGGAAAATAATATACTTAACAAGATTGTATGATGAAAAAGAATTTGCAGCCATGCTGTCTGTAATCAATGAGCAATTAAGCCACTAA
- a CDS encoding SusC/RagA family TonB-linked outer membrane protein, with amino-acid sequence MKQIVSALLLLSLYLGAAAQSRRITGKVTAKDNDSPIPGVSVKTTGKAIGVQTDGQGNFSIEIPEGVTSLEFTYIGYQKIILPISGNTVNAKLESTASGLNEVVVVGYGTQTKREFTGAAARISGALVKDAPVQSFDQALSGRAAGVSIASPNGVLNNPPVIRIRGVNSISLSSYPLVVIDGIAVNTGNISTSTSVPNNPLSDIDPADIESIDVLKDAASTSIYGSRAAGGVLLITTRRGKEGKAKVIYDAWGSSTKAARLPKLLDATGYMKYKNEAVYNSKVLGGNENNSSVASELFFPNYNADGSLVNTNWYDYIYRTAYSQNHNISVSGGNKTTNYYLSANYSNQQGFVVDNEFKRKSLRFNVDHEVTKWFKIKAGGAYNTSFNQSQNTGSLPNSTFLLIGAARLATALAPNVSVYNADGSYNLSSTGTLGMGNNQVTNTLWNAKALFDLSSYTTENDRFTGNIGATIKLPYHFELNTTYAMDRLRTENNTWLSSQLGSSGYSVGGSATNVSALRNNWDWASTLGFNNKYRKHHVTALLGYDVQKFETTSWGAYATVAADNFFTNYEGSYSTVTASGNSKSEKAFISYFSRVTYDFNNKYFLTANFRRDGNSALGANSKFGNFGGVSAGWLLSEEGFFKNLHIENIVNNVKLRASWGRVGNGNVTNDYASQSLYSASLYGSAATWYLSQAGNPDLSWETSKQTNLGLDLGLLNNRIQVEGTWFNNDVNGLILSAPQSASKGIPDNAILMNVGAMYNRGWELGVTASVIRKENFSWDASFNYTHIKNKVTALATGNSDIIGYTHTSSEASNVTRVGYSVGSLYGAKTAGVNPENGRRIFINKAGEKVQYSATVASGESNWTYLDGTTATAISASDYYLLGNALPKWYGGLSNTFRYKNFDLGINLTYAGGNYVMNGTKATLRDQRFYNNYTDISKRWTTVGQKTDIPRLVYNDQISNGSSYPISANVEKGDFLRLQSLTLGYRVPGRVFGTSGISSARIYASGNNLFLLTGYTGTDPESSSNGNSNTTPGIEKNAVGQGRTFTVGINVGF; translated from the coding sequence ATGAAACAAATCGTAAGCGCATTACTGCTGCTATCCCTTTACCTTGGCGCAGCTGCACAGTCACGCCGCATCACCGGTAAAGTTACAGCGAAGGACAACGATTCCCCTATCCCCGGCGTATCTGTAAAAACAACCGGTAAGGCTATTGGCGTACAAACCGATGGTCAGGGTAACTTCTCTATCGAAATACCTGAAGGTGTTACTTCGCTGGAATTCACCTACATCGGTTACCAGAAAATAATTTTACCCATTAGTGGAAATACTGTCAATGCCAAACTGGAATCTACTGCCAGCGGTCTGAATGAAGTGGTGGTAGTAGGTTATGGTACACAGACAAAAAGAGAATTTACCGGTGCTGCTGCACGCATCTCCGGTGCACTCGTGAAAGATGCACCTGTGCAGAGTTTTGACCAGGCCCTCTCCGGTCGGGCTGCAGGTGTGAGTATCGCATCGCCAAACGGTGTGCTGAATAACCCGCCTGTGATCCGTATCCGTGGTGTGAACTCTATCTCCCTCAGTTCTTATCCGCTGGTAGTGATCGATGGGATTGCTGTTAATACCGGCAACATCTCTACCAGTACTTCTGTGCCTAACAACCCGCTGAGTGATATCGATCCTGCAGACATAGAGTCTATCGATGTACTGAAAGATGCGGCATCTACCTCCATCTACGGTTCCCGTGCTGCTGGCGGCGTACTCCTCATCACTACCAGGAGAGGTAAGGAAGGGAAAGCTAAAGTAATATACGATGCATGGGGTAGCTCAACAAAAGCAGCCCGTCTGCCTAAACTGCTGGATGCAACCGGTTACATGAAATACAAAAACGAAGCGGTATACAATTCGAAAGTATTGGGTGGTAATGAAAACAATAGCAGCGTAGCTTCCGAATTGTTCTTCCCTAACTATAATGCAGATGGCTCTCTGGTGAATACTAACTGGTACGATTATATCTATCGCACTGCCTATTCTCAGAACCATAACATCAGCGTATCTGGTGGTAACAAAACAACAAATTATTATTTATCCGCCAACTATTCTAACCAACAGGGTTTTGTGGTAGATAATGAATTCAAACGTAAGTCACTTCGTTTCAATGTTGACCATGAAGTAACCAAATGGTTCAAGATCAAAGCTGGTGGTGCATACAATACATCATTCAACCAATCTCAGAACACAGGTTCCCTGCCTAACAGTACCTTCCTGCTCATCGGTGCTGCACGTCTTGCCACTGCACTGGCACCCAACGTGTCTGTGTATAATGCCGACGGTAGTTACAACCTGAGCTCAACAGGTACGTTAGGTATGGGCAACAACCAGGTGACCAACACCCTGTGGAATGCAAAAGCATTGTTCGACCTGAGTAGCTATACGACAGAGAACGATCGCTTTACAGGAAATATAGGTGCAACCATTAAGTTGCCGTATCACTTTGAACTGAATACTACGTATGCGATGGACAGGCTGAGAACTGAAAATAATACGTGGTTAAGTTCTCAACTGGGATCTTCCGGTTATTCTGTAGGGGGTTCTGCTACCAATGTGAGCGCACTGCGTAATAACTGGGACTGGGCGAGCACTTTGGGTTTCAATAACAAATACCGTAAGCACCACGTGACTGCATTATTGGGTTATGATGTTCAGAAATTCGAGACTACTTCCTGGGGTGCTTATGCCACTGTAGCGGCAGACAATTTCTTTACTAACTACGAAGGTAGTTACAGCACCGTAACAGCAAGCGGCAATAGTAAAAGTGAAAAAGCATTCATCTCTTACTTCTCCCGTGTGACTTACGACTTTAATAACAAGTACTTCCTGACTGCCAACTTCCGCCGCGATGGTAACTCTGCACTGGGTGCCAACAGCAAGTTCGGTAACTTCGGTGGTGTGAGCGCGGGCTGGCTGTTATCTGAAGAAGGATTCTTCAAAAACCTGCACATCGAAAATATTGTAAACAATGTGAAACTGCGTGCCAGCTGGGGTCGTGTAGGTAATGGTAATGTGACCAACGACTATGCCAGCCAGAGCCTGTACAGTGCTTCGCTGTATGGTAGTGCCGCTACCTGGTACCTGAGTCAGGCCGGTAACCCTGATCTGTCCTGGGAAACCAGTAAACAAACTAACCTGGGTCTGGATCTGGGTCTGCTGAATAACAGGATCCAGGTAGAAGGTACATGGTTCAACAACGATGTAAATGGTCTGATCCTGAGTGCACCACAATCTGCATCCAAAGGTATCCCTGACAATGCCATCCTCATGAACGTAGGTGCTATGTATAACCGTGGCTGGGAACTGGGTGTAACAGCCAGCGTGATCCGCAAGGAAAATTTCAGCTGGGATGCAAGCTTCAACTATACACACATCAAGAATAAAGTAACAGCACTGGCAACAGGTAACTCAGACATCATCGGCTATACTCACACTTCGTCCGAAGCAAGTAACGTAACACGTGTAGGCTACTCTGTTGGTAGCCTGTATGGTGCCAAAACGGCTGGTGTGAATCCTGAAAACGGGCGTCGTATCTTCATCAACAAAGCAGGTGAGAAAGTACAGTACAGTGCTACAGTCGCTTCCGGCGAGAGTAACTGGACTTACCTGGATGGTACCACGGCTACTGCGATTTCTGCCAGCGACTACTACCTGCTGGGCAATGCATTGCCAAAATGGTATGGTGGTCTGAGTAATACTTTCCGTTACAAGAACTTTGATCTGGGTATCAACCTGACTTACGCAGGTGGTAACTATGTAATGAACGGTACCAAAGCCACCCTGAGAGATCAGCGTTTCTATAACAACTATACAGACATTTCCAAACGCTGGACGACTGTAGGTCAGAAAACCGACATCCCTCGTCTGGTATACAATGACCAGATCTCCAATGGTTCTTCTTACCCGATTTCAGCGAACGTAGAGAAAGGTGATTTTCTCCGTTTGCAAAGTCTGACGCTGGGTTACCGTGTACCGGGCCGCGTATTTGGAACTTCAGGAATCAGCAGTGCACGTATATATGCTTCCGGCAACAACCTGTTCCTGCTTACTGGTTATACAGGTACAGATCCTGAATCAAGCAGCAATGGTAACTCCAATACCACACCGGGTATTGAGAAGAACGCAGTGGGTCAGGGAAGAACTTTCACAGTGGGTATTAACGTAGGATTTTAA
- a CDS encoding RagB/SusD family nutrient uptake outer membrane protein has protein sequence MKKIYQYIGLGVILAFSSCSEKELLDTVPSTSISDANSFGSASRILGLVNGAYDAVKGASLYGGRYLLYCDVRGEEFINVTANSYTAYESWNNSYNSGSNDINNLWSQAYTAINDANIIIAGLATSTGVISDTLNTQYTAEAKYIRALCYFSLVTVYATPYNSDQGASKGLPLRLQAETDGDNNDLARSTVAEVYTQILSDLDSAEANLPDSYSSDLLNTTRAHKSTAIALKTRVYLTMNNFAKVVEEAAKIVPQTSAPFSTTSYGVKHALQSDITTLFGTTYTTTESIFSMPMTSSDSYSGQSAIGYIYNANSEYYLNPDGILGNAQWGSSDKRRSLLRVASSLYYLKKYAKASPYIDYIPVIRYSEVLLNYAEAAAQTGNLTLAANLLKAVHARSDASYTFADADIATASALVSTIAIERRIELLGEGFRSGDLLRNLQTIPAKGSSSLQANAVAPTASNYIFPAPNNELTTNKLY, from the coding sequence ATGAAAAAAATATATCAATATATAGGTTTGGGTGTGATACTGGCTTTCTCCTCCTGCAGTGAGAAAGAATTGCTGGATACCGTGCCTTCAACATCTATCAGCGACGCAAATTCATTTGGTTCTGCTTCCCGTATCCTGGGTCTGGTGAATGGTGCTTACGATGCTGTGAAAGGCGCCTCTTTATACGGCGGCCGTTACCTGCTGTACTGCGATGTAAGAGGAGAAGAGTTCATCAACGTGACTGCGAATTCATACACGGCGTATGAGAGCTGGAACAATAGCTACAACTCCGGTTCCAACGATATCAATAATCTTTGGTCACAGGCATATACTGCCATCAACGACGCGAATATCATTATCGCGGGGCTGGCTACCAGCACCGGTGTGATCTCTGACACGCTGAATACGCAATATACTGCAGAAGCGAAGTACATCCGTGCATTGTGCTATTTCAGTCTGGTAACGGTGTATGCTACGCCTTACAACTCGGATCAGGGTGCATCCAAAGGTTTGCCACTGCGCCTTCAGGCAGAAACCGATGGTGACAATAATGACCTGGCACGTAGCACAGTAGCAGAAGTGTATACCCAGATCTTATCAGACCTGGATTCAGCAGAAGCGAATCTGCCTGACAGTTATTCCTCAGATCTGCTGAATACCACCCGTGCACATAAGAGTACTGCGATTGCCCTGAAGACAAGGGTGTACCTGACTATGAATAATTTTGCGAAAGTTGTTGAAGAAGCCGCGAAGATTGTACCACAGACGAGTGCTCCGTTTAGTACTACCAGTTATGGTGTGAAGCATGCATTGCAGTCCGATATCACAACATTGTTCGGTACGACTTATACGACAACCGAGTCCATCTTCTCTATGCCAATGACATCTTCTGATTCGTATTCAGGCCAGTCTGCCATTGGTTATATTTATAATGCCAATTCAGAGTACTATCTGAACCCGGATGGTATTTTAGGCAATGCACAATGGGGTAGCAGCGATAAGCGCAGAAGCTTGTTACGTGTAGCATCCAGTTTATATTACCTGAAGAAATATGCAAAGGCATCTCCATATATCGATTACATTCCGGTGATCCGTTATTCAGAGGTTTTGCTGAATTATGCAGAAGCTGCGGCACAGACAGGCAATCTTACACTGGCTGCAAATCTGCTGAAGGCGGTGCATGCGCGTAGTGATGCGAGCTATACATTTGCAGATGCGGATATAGCGACCGCTTCAGCACTGGTATCTACTATTGCCATCGAGAGAAGGATTGAATTGTTGGGCGAAGGTTTCAGATCAGGTGATCTGCTGAGAAACCTGCAAACGATCCCTGCAAAGGGTAGCAGCAGTCTGCAGGCAAATGCGGTAGCCCCAACTGCTTCCAATTACATTTTCCCGGCACCCAATAATGAGCTGACAACAAATAAGCTTTATTAA
- a CDS encoding outer membrane beta-barrel protein, producing MIKTIQISLLLALFCVIGTQSQAQLKRFSIGPYVETGVPTGDFKDTHNAGWGGGLNADIKLIAGLGVTGSAGYMRFSGKSFDYSAVDGPVGKYSALQAFPVRVGVKYKFSIPLLYVKVEGGTATYVGDYDGTAALFAPGVGIRFLGLDVEAKYESWFKDGDHLGFFGLKAGYNF from the coding sequence ATGATAAAAACCATTCAAATTTCATTATTACTGGCACTCTTTTGTGTGATTGGTACCCAGTCCCAGGCACAGTTAAAGAGATTCAGCATTGGCCCCTATGTAGAAACAGGTGTTCCTACAGGTGACTTCAAAGATACCCACAACGCTGGATGGGGTGGTGGTCTGAATGCAGACATCAAGCTGATTGCTGGTTTGGGTGTAACTGGTTCTGCTGGTTACATGCGTTTTTCCGGTAAGTCTTTTGACTATAGTGCAGTTGACGGTCCGGTAGGTAAATATTCTGCTCTGCAGGCTTTTCCGGTAAGAGTAGGGGTGAAGTATAAATTCTCTATTCCATTACTGTATGTAAAGGTAGAAGGTGGTACTGCTACTTACGTAGGTGACTATGATGGTACTGCTGCTCTTTTTGCACCAGGAGTGGGTATTCGTTTCCTCGGTCTTGATGTGGAGGCGAAATATGAGAGCTGGTTTAAGGATGGAGACCATTTAGGTTTCTTTGGTCTGAAAGCCGGTTATAATTTCTAG